From the genome of Kryptolebias marmoratus isolate JLee-2015 linkage group LG19, ASM164957v2, whole genome shotgun sequence, one region includes:
- the LOC108247682 gene encoding clathrin coat assembly protein AP180-like isoform X9, which produces MSGQTLTDRIAAAQYQLTGSDMARAVCKATTHEVMAPKKKHLEYLVSATNTTNVNIPQMADTLFERSTNASWVVVFKALVTTHHICVHGNERFIQYLASRTSLFNLSNFIDKTGSHGYDMSTFIRRYARYLNEKAFAYRQMAFDFTRVKKGAEGVMRTMTTEKLLKGMPVLQTQIDTLLEFDVHPKELNNGIINAAFMLLFKDLVKLFASYNDGIINLLEKFFKMKKSDCKEALEIYKRFLTRVTKIGEFMKLAETVGVDKNDIPDINYAPSSILESLETHMNGLEDVKGGKKGEGSPTKGSPTNNVSPTSTPAKSSNAVPTLQPPPGDGAPAAGAAAPEPAEDSLLDLDPLASSGPSAPSAAPTSWGDLLGSDAFATPAPATEATAAAAEGGAAATSTPATNAGADPFAPSDGSANAASSGLDLFGTMTVESNNSLDACFSSGLTQPPSSPSPSPLFTSTSSTITTTATVSGSNTTSPVTDLFSDIFDSGLSQTDTSPSADLFSAADVFSSPAPILSSAPSPKIDTGAILSLFGESTGGDASAAAAPAAPGSELMSVFDGLGDVMKPTVTPQAGDVDTSMANMASNLTMGTAAAPQVAPPSWGAPMTTPMGAAPFLGMYPNFTMAGAPAAGAPMMPMARPGFPATGATPGAPMSPGMAQSPRKPPPPRNALDDLNIKDFM; this is translated from the exons ATCTGGTGTCAGCCACCAACACCACCAACGTAAACATCCCTCAGATGGCTGACACGCTGTTTGAGCGATCCACCAACGCCAGCTGGGTGGTTGTCTTCAAGGCACTTGTCACCACTCATCACATATGTGTCCACGGCAATGAG AGGTTCATTCAGTACCTGGCGTCCAGGACCTCCCTGTTCAACCTCAGCAATTTCATTGACAAAACCGGCTCTCATG GATATGACATGTCTACATTCATCAGGCGGTACGCACGGTACTTGAATGAGAAAGCCTTTGCCTATCGCCAGATGGCTTTTGACTTCACCAGAGTCAAGAAAGG CGCTGAGGGAGTGATGAGAACCATGACCACTGAGAAGCTGCTGAAAGGCATGCCTGTTCTGCAGACCCAGATTGATACTCTCCTGGAGTTTGAT GTTCATCCCAAGGAGCTGAACAATGGGATCATCAATGCTGCCTTCATGCTTCTCTTCAAGGATCTGGTCAAACTGTTTGCCTCCTACAACGATGGAATCATCAACCTGTTAG AAAAATTCttcaagatgaaaaaaagtgaCTGTAAGGAGGCCTTGGAGATTTATAAGAGGTTTCTGACCCGGGTGACAAAAATCGGGGAGTTCATGAAGCTGGCTGAG ACAGTTGGAGTCGACAAAAATGACATTCCTGACATCAACTAC GCTCCCAGCAGTATCCTGGAGTCTCTGGAAACACACATGAACGGTCTGGAAGACGTAAAAGGTGGAAAGAAGGG TGAAGG GTCTCCAACAAAG GGGTCTCCAACAAACAACGTGTCTCCGACATCAACTCCTGCCAAATCTTCCAACGCTGTCCCCACACTTCAGCCTCCTCCTGGGGACGGTGCTCCTGCCGCTGGTGCTGCTGCTCCTGAACCAGCTGAAGA TTCTCTGTTGGACCTGGATCCTCTCGCCTCCTCTGGTCCCTCAGCACCGTCAGCCGCCCCGACATCTTGGGGAG ATCTCCTTGGATCAG ATGCCTTTGCAACACCTGCTCCTGCCACTGAGGCCACTGCTGCGGCAGCAGAGGGCGGGGCTGCCGCTACGTCCACCCCAGCCACAAACGCTGGAGCTG ACCCTTTTGCTCCTTCGGATGGTAGTGCCAACGCAGCCTCTTCAGGTCTCGATCTTTTTGGCACGATGACAGTGGAGAGCAATAATTCACTGGACGCCTGTTTTAGTTCTGGACTGACCcaacccccctcctccccttctCCCTCACCGCTCTTTACCTCCACATcctccaccatcaccaccactgCAACCGTGTCAGGCTCAAACACCACCAGCCCTGTGACCGATCTCTTCAGCG ATATTTTTGACTCAGGCTTGTCTCAAACGGACACATCTCCCAGCGCTGACTTGTTTTCAGCAG CGGATGTGTTCAGTTCTCCTGCACCCATTCTCTCCTCAGCACCCTCACCCAAAATTGACACAGGAGCCATCTTGAGCTTGTTTGGTG AGTCCACAGGAGGAGACgcctcagcagctgctgctcctgctgctccggGTTCTGAGCTGATGTCAG TATTTGATGGGCTAGGGGACGTAATGAAGCCCACTGTGACCCCTCAAGCGGGCGATGTTGATACCTCCATGGCTAACATGGCAAGTA ACCTCACAATGGGAACTGCAGCGGCCCCTCAGGTAGCTCCCCCCAGTTGGGGTGCTCCCATG ACCACACCCATGGGTGCTGCTCCTTTTTTAGGGATGTACCCCAACTTCACCATG GCTGGGGCACCAGCTGCCGGGGCACCCATGATGCCCATGGCCAGGCCAGGCTTCCCTGCCACTGGAGCGACCCCAGGAGCACCG ATGTCTCCTGGAATGGCCCAGAGCCCCAGAAAGCCCCCGCCACCCAGGAACGCTCTGGATGACCTCAATATTAAGGACTTTATGTAG
- the LOC108247682 gene encoding clathrin coat assembly protein AP180-like isoform X18, which translates to MSGQTLTDRIAAAQYQLTGSDMARAVCKATTHEVMAPKKKHLEYLVSATNTTNVNIPQMADTLFERSTNASWVVVFKALVTTHHICVHGNERFIQYLASRTSLFNLSNFIDKTGSHGYDMSTFIRRYARYLNEKAFAYRQMAFDFTRVKKGAEGVMRTMTTEKLLKGMPVLQTQIDTLLEFDVHPKELNNGIINAAFMLLFKDLVKLFASYNDGIINLLEKFFKMKKSDCKEALEIYKRFLTRVTKIGEFMKLAETVGVDKNDIPDINYAPSSILESLETHMNGLEDVKGGKKGEGSPTKGSPTNNVSPTSTPAKSSNAVPTLQPPPGDGAPAAGAAAPEPAEDSLLDLDPLASSGPSAPSAAPTSWGDLLGSEMGDSLLSEPPLTAEPAPSSAAATPTPAAAEPGGSLAPPTSTTAATSPGAANTDLLGDAFATPAPATEATAAAAEGGAAATSTPATNAGAESTGGDASAAAAPAAPGSELMSAAPQAGAPAAGAPMMPMARPGFPATGATPGAPMSPGMAQSPRKPPPPRNALDDLNIKDFM; encoded by the exons ATCTGGTGTCAGCCACCAACACCACCAACGTAAACATCCCTCAGATGGCTGACACGCTGTTTGAGCGATCCACCAACGCCAGCTGGGTGGTTGTCTTCAAGGCACTTGTCACCACTCATCACATATGTGTCCACGGCAATGAG AGGTTCATTCAGTACCTGGCGTCCAGGACCTCCCTGTTCAACCTCAGCAATTTCATTGACAAAACCGGCTCTCATG GATATGACATGTCTACATTCATCAGGCGGTACGCACGGTACTTGAATGAGAAAGCCTTTGCCTATCGCCAGATGGCTTTTGACTTCACCAGAGTCAAGAAAGG CGCTGAGGGAGTGATGAGAACCATGACCACTGAGAAGCTGCTGAAAGGCATGCCTGTTCTGCAGACCCAGATTGATACTCTCCTGGAGTTTGAT GTTCATCCCAAGGAGCTGAACAATGGGATCATCAATGCTGCCTTCATGCTTCTCTTCAAGGATCTGGTCAAACTGTTTGCCTCCTACAACGATGGAATCATCAACCTGTTAG AAAAATTCttcaagatgaaaaaaagtgaCTGTAAGGAGGCCTTGGAGATTTATAAGAGGTTTCTGACCCGGGTGACAAAAATCGGGGAGTTCATGAAGCTGGCTGAG ACAGTTGGAGTCGACAAAAATGACATTCCTGACATCAACTAC GCTCCCAGCAGTATCCTGGAGTCTCTGGAAACACACATGAACGGTCTGGAAGACGTAAAAGGTGGAAAGAAGGG TGAAGG GTCTCCAACAAAG GGGTCTCCAACAAACAACGTGTCTCCGACATCAACTCCTGCCAAATCTTCCAACGCTGTCCCCACACTTCAGCCTCCTCCTGGGGACGGTGCTCCTGCCGCTGGTGCTGCTGCTCCTGAACCAGCTGAAGA TTCTCTGTTGGACCTGGATCCTCTCGCCTCCTCTGGTCCCTCAGCACCGTCAGCCGCCCCGACATCTTGGGGAG ATCTCCTTGGATCAG AAATGGGCGACTCCTTGCTATCTGAACCCCCACTCACCGCAGAGCCCGCCccctcctctgcagcagcaacGCCCACTCCTGCAGCGGCAGAACCCGGAGGCTCTCTAGCTCCTCCCACTAGCACAACAGCCGCCACTTCCCCTGGTGCCGCCAATACGGATCTGTTGGGAG ATGCCTTTGCAACACCTGCTCCTGCCACTGAGGCCACTGCTGCGGCAGCAGAGGGCGGGGCTGCCGCTACGTCCACCCCAGCCACAAACGCTGGAGCTG AGTCCACAGGAGGAGACgcctcagcagctgctgctcctgctgctccggGTTCTGAGCTGATGTCAG CGGCCCCTCAG GCTGGGGCACCAGCTGCCGGGGCACCCATGATGCCCATGGCCAGGCCAGGCTTCCCTGCCACTGGAGCGACCCCAGGAGCACCG ATGTCTCCTGGAATGGCCCAGAGCCCCAGAAAGCCCCCGCCACCCAGGAACGCTCTGGATGACCTCAATATTAAGGACTTTATGTAG
- the LOC108247682 gene encoding clathrin coat assembly protein AP180-like isoform X10, whose translation MSGQTLTDRIAAAQYQLTGSDMARAVCKATTHEVMAPKKKHLEYLVSATNTTNVNIPQMADTLFERSTNASWVVVFKALVTTHHICVHGNERFIQYLASRTSLFNLSNFIDKTGSHGYDMSTFIRRYARYLNEKAFAYRQMAFDFTRVKKGAEGVMRTMTTEKLLKGMPVLQTQIDTLLEFDVHPKELNNGIINAAFMLLFKDLVKLFASYNDGIINLLEKFFKMKKSDCKEALEIYKRFLTRVTKIGEFMKLAETVGVDKNDIPDINYAPSSILESLETHMNGLEDVKGGKKGEGSPTKGSPTNNVSPTSTPAKSSNAVPTLQPPPGDGAPAAGAAAPEPAEDSLLDLDPLASSGPSAPSAAPTSWGDLLGSEMGDSLLSEPPLTAEPAPSSAAATPTPAAAEPGGSLAPPTSTTAATSPGAANTDLLGDAFATPAPATEATAAAAEGGAAATSTPATNAGADPFAPSDGSANAASSGLDLFGTMTVESNNSLDACFSSGLTQPPSSPSPSPLFTSTSSTITTTATVSGSNTTSPVTDLFSDIFDSGLSQTDTSPSADLFSAADVFSSPAPILSSAPSPKIDTGAILSLFGESTGGDASAAAAPAAPGSELMSAAPQAGAPAAGAPMMPMARPGFPATGATPGAPMSPGMAQSPRKPPPPRNALDDLNIKDFM comes from the exons ATCTGGTGTCAGCCACCAACACCACCAACGTAAACATCCCTCAGATGGCTGACACGCTGTTTGAGCGATCCACCAACGCCAGCTGGGTGGTTGTCTTCAAGGCACTTGTCACCACTCATCACATATGTGTCCACGGCAATGAG AGGTTCATTCAGTACCTGGCGTCCAGGACCTCCCTGTTCAACCTCAGCAATTTCATTGACAAAACCGGCTCTCATG GATATGACATGTCTACATTCATCAGGCGGTACGCACGGTACTTGAATGAGAAAGCCTTTGCCTATCGCCAGATGGCTTTTGACTTCACCAGAGTCAAGAAAGG CGCTGAGGGAGTGATGAGAACCATGACCACTGAGAAGCTGCTGAAAGGCATGCCTGTTCTGCAGACCCAGATTGATACTCTCCTGGAGTTTGAT GTTCATCCCAAGGAGCTGAACAATGGGATCATCAATGCTGCCTTCATGCTTCTCTTCAAGGATCTGGTCAAACTGTTTGCCTCCTACAACGATGGAATCATCAACCTGTTAG AAAAATTCttcaagatgaaaaaaagtgaCTGTAAGGAGGCCTTGGAGATTTATAAGAGGTTTCTGACCCGGGTGACAAAAATCGGGGAGTTCATGAAGCTGGCTGAG ACAGTTGGAGTCGACAAAAATGACATTCCTGACATCAACTAC GCTCCCAGCAGTATCCTGGAGTCTCTGGAAACACACATGAACGGTCTGGAAGACGTAAAAGGTGGAAAGAAGGG TGAAGG GTCTCCAACAAAG GGGTCTCCAACAAACAACGTGTCTCCGACATCAACTCCTGCCAAATCTTCCAACGCTGTCCCCACACTTCAGCCTCCTCCTGGGGACGGTGCTCCTGCCGCTGGTGCTGCTGCTCCTGAACCAGCTGAAGA TTCTCTGTTGGACCTGGATCCTCTCGCCTCCTCTGGTCCCTCAGCACCGTCAGCCGCCCCGACATCTTGGGGAG ATCTCCTTGGATCAG AAATGGGCGACTCCTTGCTATCTGAACCCCCACTCACCGCAGAGCCCGCCccctcctctgcagcagcaacGCCCACTCCTGCAGCGGCAGAACCCGGAGGCTCTCTAGCTCCTCCCACTAGCACAACAGCCGCCACTTCCCCTGGTGCCGCCAATACGGATCTGTTGGGAG ATGCCTTTGCAACACCTGCTCCTGCCACTGAGGCCACTGCTGCGGCAGCAGAGGGCGGGGCTGCCGCTACGTCCACCCCAGCCACAAACGCTGGAGCTG ACCCTTTTGCTCCTTCGGATGGTAGTGCCAACGCAGCCTCTTCAGGTCTCGATCTTTTTGGCACGATGACAGTGGAGAGCAATAATTCACTGGACGCCTGTTTTAGTTCTGGACTGACCcaacccccctcctccccttctCCCTCACCGCTCTTTACCTCCACATcctccaccatcaccaccactgCAACCGTGTCAGGCTCAAACACCACCAGCCCTGTGACCGATCTCTTCAGCG ATATTTTTGACTCAGGCTTGTCTCAAACGGACACATCTCCCAGCGCTGACTTGTTTTCAGCAG CGGATGTGTTCAGTTCTCCTGCACCCATTCTCTCCTCAGCACCCTCACCCAAAATTGACACAGGAGCCATCTTGAGCTTGTTTGGTG AGTCCACAGGAGGAGACgcctcagcagctgctgctcctgctgctccggGTTCTGAGCTGATGTCAG CGGCCCCTCAG GCTGGGGCACCAGCTGCCGGGGCACCCATGATGCCCATGGCCAGGCCAGGCTTCCCTGCCACTGGAGCGACCCCAGGAGCACCG ATGTCTCCTGGAATGGCCCAGAGCCCCAGAAAGCCCCCGCCACCCAGGAACGCTCTGGATGACCTCAATATTAAGGACTTTATGTAG
- the LOC108247682 gene encoding clathrin coat assembly protein AP180-like isoform X8 encodes MSGQTLTDRIAAAQYQLTGSDMARAVCKATTHEVMAPKKKHLEYLVSATNTTNVNIPQMADTLFERSTNASWVVVFKALVTTHHICVHGNERFIQYLASRTSLFNLSNFIDKTGSHGYDMSTFIRRYARYLNEKAFAYRQMAFDFTRVKKGAEGVMRTMTTEKLLKGMPVLQTQIDTLLEFDVHPKELNNGIINAAFMLLFKDLVKLFASYNDGIINLLEKFFKMKKSDCKEALEIYKRFLTRVTKIGEFMKLAETVGVDKNDIPDINYAPSSILESLETHMNGLEDVKGGKKGEGSPTKGSPTNNVSPTSTPAKSSNAVPTLQPPPGDGAPAAGAAAPEPAEDSLLDLDPLASSGPSAPSAAPTSWGDLLGSEMGDSLLSEPPLTAEPAPSSAAATPTPAAAEPGGSLAPPTSTTAATSPGAANTDLLGDAFATPAPATEATAAAAEGGAAATSTPATNAGADPFAPSDGSANAASSGLDLFGTMTVESNNSLDACFSSGLTQPPSSPSPSPLFTSTSSTITTTATVSGSNTTSPVTDLFSDIFDSGLSQTDTSPSADLFSAADVFSSPAPILSSAPSPKIDTGAILSLFGESTGGDASAAAAPAAPGSELMSAAPQVAPPSWGAPMAGAPAAGAPMMPMARPGFPATGATPGAPMSPGMAQSPRKPPPPRNALDDLNIKDFM; translated from the exons ATCTGGTGTCAGCCACCAACACCACCAACGTAAACATCCCTCAGATGGCTGACACGCTGTTTGAGCGATCCACCAACGCCAGCTGGGTGGTTGTCTTCAAGGCACTTGTCACCACTCATCACATATGTGTCCACGGCAATGAG AGGTTCATTCAGTACCTGGCGTCCAGGACCTCCCTGTTCAACCTCAGCAATTTCATTGACAAAACCGGCTCTCATG GATATGACATGTCTACATTCATCAGGCGGTACGCACGGTACTTGAATGAGAAAGCCTTTGCCTATCGCCAGATGGCTTTTGACTTCACCAGAGTCAAGAAAGG CGCTGAGGGAGTGATGAGAACCATGACCACTGAGAAGCTGCTGAAAGGCATGCCTGTTCTGCAGACCCAGATTGATACTCTCCTGGAGTTTGAT GTTCATCCCAAGGAGCTGAACAATGGGATCATCAATGCTGCCTTCATGCTTCTCTTCAAGGATCTGGTCAAACTGTTTGCCTCCTACAACGATGGAATCATCAACCTGTTAG AAAAATTCttcaagatgaaaaaaagtgaCTGTAAGGAGGCCTTGGAGATTTATAAGAGGTTTCTGACCCGGGTGACAAAAATCGGGGAGTTCATGAAGCTGGCTGAG ACAGTTGGAGTCGACAAAAATGACATTCCTGACATCAACTAC GCTCCCAGCAGTATCCTGGAGTCTCTGGAAACACACATGAACGGTCTGGAAGACGTAAAAGGTGGAAAGAAGGG TGAAGG GTCTCCAACAAAG GGGTCTCCAACAAACAACGTGTCTCCGACATCAACTCCTGCCAAATCTTCCAACGCTGTCCCCACACTTCAGCCTCCTCCTGGGGACGGTGCTCCTGCCGCTGGTGCTGCTGCTCCTGAACCAGCTGAAGA TTCTCTGTTGGACCTGGATCCTCTCGCCTCCTCTGGTCCCTCAGCACCGTCAGCCGCCCCGACATCTTGGGGAG ATCTCCTTGGATCAG AAATGGGCGACTCCTTGCTATCTGAACCCCCACTCACCGCAGAGCCCGCCccctcctctgcagcagcaacGCCCACTCCTGCAGCGGCAGAACCCGGAGGCTCTCTAGCTCCTCCCACTAGCACAACAGCCGCCACTTCCCCTGGTGCCGCCAATACGGATCTGTTGGGAG ATGCCTTTGCAACACCTGCTCCTGCCACTGAGGCCACTGCTGCGGCAGCAGAGGGCGGGGCTGCCGCTACGTCCACCCCAGCCACAAACGCTGGAGCTG ACCCTTTTGCTCCTTCGGATGGTAGTGCCAACGCAGCCTCTTCAGGTCTCGATCTTTTTGGCACGATGACAGTGGAGAGCAATAATTCACTGGACGCCTGTTTTAGTTCTGGACTGACCcaacccccctcctccccttctCCCTCACCGCTCTTTACCTCCACATcctccaccatcaccaccactgCAACCGTGTCAGGCTCAAACACCACCAGCCCTGTGACCGATCTCTTCAGCG ATATTTTTGACTCAGGCTTGTCTCAAACGGACACATCTCCCAGCGCTGACTTGTTTTCAGCAG CGGATGTGTTCAGTTCTCCTGCACCCATTCTCTCCTCAGCACCCTCACCCAAAATTGACACAGGAGCCATCTTGAGCTTGTTTGGTG AGTCCACAGGAGGAGACgcctcagcagctgctgctcctgctgctccggGTTCTGAGCTGATGTCAG CGGCCCCTCAGGTAGCTCCCCCCAGTTGGGGTGCTCCCATG GCTGGGGCACCAGCTGCCGGGGCACCCATGATGCCCATGGCCAGGCCAGGCTTCCCTGCCACTGGAGCGACCCCAGGAGCACCG ATGTCTCCTGGAATGGCCCAGAGCCCCAGAAAGCCCCCGCCACCCAGGAACGCTCTGGATGACCTCAATATTAAGGACTTTATGTAG
- the LOC108247682 gene encoding clathrin coat assembly protein AP180-like isoform X2 — MSGQTLTDRIAAAQYQLTGSDMARAVCKATTHEVMAPKKKHLEYLVSATNTTNVNIPQMADTLFERSTNASWVVVFKALVTTHHICVHGNERFIQYLASRTSLFNLSNFIDKTGSHGYDMSTFIRRYARYLNEKAFAYRQMAFDFTRVKKGAEGVMRTMTTEKLLKGMPVLQTQIDTLLEFDVHPKELNNGIINAAFMLLFKDLVKLFASYNDGIINLLEKFFKMKKSDCKEALEIYKRFLTRVTKIGEFMKLAETVGVDKNDIPDINYAPSSILESLETHMNGLEDVKGGKKGSPTKGSPTNNVSPTSTPAKSSNAVPTLQPPPGDGAPAAGAAAPEPAEDSLLDLDPLASSGPSAPSAAPTSWGDLLGSEMGDSLLSEPPLTAEPAPSSAAATPTPAAAEPGGSLAPPTSTTAATSPGAANTDLLGDAFATPAPATEATAAAAEGGAAATSTPATNAGADPFAPSDGSANAASSGLDLFGTMTVESNNSLDACFSSGLTQPPSSPSPSPLFTSTSSTITTTATVSGSNTTSPVTDLFSDIFDSGLSQTDTSPSADLFSAADVFSSPAPILSSAPSPKIDTGAILSLFGESTGGDASAAAAPAAPGSELMSVFDGLGDVMKPTVTPQAGDVDTSMANMASNLTMGTAAAPQVAPPSWGAPMTTPMGAAPFLGMYPNFTMAGAPAAGAPMMPMARPGFPATGATPGAPMSPGMAQSPRKPPPPRNALDDLNIKDFM; from the exons ATCTGGTGTCAGCCACCAACACCACCAACGTAAACATCCCTCAGATGGCTGACACGCTGTTTGAGCGATCCACCAACGCCAGCTGGGTGGTTGTCTTCAAGGCACTTGTCACCACTCATCACATATGTGTCCACGGCAATGAG AGGTTCATTCAGTACCTGGCGTCCAGGACCTCCCTGTTCAACCTCAGCAATTTCATTGACAAAACCGGCTCTCATG GATATGACATGTCTACATTCATCAGGCGGTACGCACGGTACTTGAATGAGAAAGCCTTTGCCTATCGCCAGATGGCTTTTGACTTCACCAGAGTCAAGAAAGG CGCTGAGGGAGTGATGAGAACCATGACCACTGAGAAGCTGCTGAAAGGCATGCCTGTTCTGCAGACCCAGATTGATACTCTCCTGGAGTTTGAT GTTCATCCCAAGGAGCTGAACAATGGGATCATCAATGCTGCCTTCATGCTTCTCTTCAAGGATCTGGTCAAACTGTTTGCCTCCTACAACGATGGAATCATCAACCTGTTAG AAAAATTCttcaagatgaaaaaaagtgaCTGTAAGGAGGCCTTGGAGATTTATAAGAGGTTTCTGACCCGGGTGACAAAAATCGGGGAGTTCATGAAGCTGGCTGAG ACAGTTGGAGTCGACAAAAATGACATTCCTGACATCAACTAC GCTCCCAGCAGTATCCTGGAGTCTCTGGAAACACACATGAACGGTCTGGAAGACGTAAAAGGTGGAAAGAAGGG GTCTCCAACAAAG GGGTCTCCAACAAACAACGTGTCTCCGACATCAACTCCTGCCAAATCTTCCAACGCTGTCCCCACACTTCAGCCTCCTCCTGGGGACGGTGCTCCTGCCGCTGGTGCTGCTGCTCCTGAACCAGCTGAAGA TTCTCTGTTGGACCTGGATCCTCTCGCCTCCTCTGGTCCCTCAGCACCGTCAGCCGCCCCGACATCTTGGGGAG ATCTCCTTGGATCAG AAATGGGCGACTCCTTGCTATCTGAACCCCCACTCACCGCAGAGCCCGCCccctcctctgcagcagcaacGCCCACTCCTGCAGCGGCAGAACCCGGAGGCTCTCTAGCTCCTCCCACTAGCACAACAGCCGCCACTTCCCCTGGTGCCGCCAATACGGATCTGTTGGGAG ATGCCTTTGCAACACCTGCTCCTGCCACTGAGGCCACTGCTGCGGCAGCAGAGGGCGGGGCTGCCGCTACGTCCACCCCAGCCACAAACGCTGGAGCTG ACCCTTTTGCTCCTTCGGATGGTAGTGCCAACGCAGCCTCTTCAGGTCTCGATCTTTTTGGCACGATGACAGTGGAGAGCAATAATTCACTGGACGCCTGTTTTAGTTCTGGACTGACCcaacccccctcctccccttctCCCTCACCGCTCTTTACCTCCACATcctccaccatcaccaccactgCAACCGTGTCAGGCTCAAACACCACCAGCCCTGTGACCGATCTCTTCAGCG ATATTTTTGACTCAGGCTTGTCTCAAACGGACACATCTCCCAGCGCTGACTTGTTTTCAGCAG CGGATGTGTTCAGTTCTCCTGCACCCATTCTCTCCTCAGCACCCTCACCCAAAATTGACACAGGAGCCATCTTGAGCTTGTTTGGTG AGTCCACAGGAGGAGACgcctcagcagctgctgctcctgctgctccggGTTCTGAGCTGATGTCAG TATTTGATGGGCTAGGGGACGTAATGAAGCCCACTGTGACCCCTCAAGCGGGCGATGTTGATACCTCCATGGCTAACATGGCAAGTA ACCTCACAATGGGAACTGCAGCGGCCCCTCAGGTAGCTCCCCCCAGTTGGGGTGCTCCCATG ACCACACCCATGGGTGCTGCTCCTTTTTTAGGGATGTACCCCAACTTCACCATG GCTGGGGCACCAGCTGCCGGGGCACCCATGATGCCCATGGCCAGGCCAGGCTTCCCTGCCACTGGAGCGACCCCAGGAGCACCG ATGTCTCCTGGAATGGCCCAGAGCCCCAGAAAGCCCCCGCCACCCAGGAACGCTCTGGATGACCTCAATATTAAGGACTTTATGTAG